The Aeromicrobium tamlense nucleotide sequence AGGTAGGACAGCAGGAAGACGCCCGCCGTCGCGTCGCGGACGAAGCCGTCGCTGCCCGAGCGCAGCCGCCAGGCCATCGTCGCGATGACGGTGAGCGCCATGACCGCCGCGGCGGTGTCCATGTCGTCGTAGAACGCCACCACGAGCATGGCGACGCCGCCCACGAGCACCGGCGGCAGCGGCACCCGGATGCCGGCCGTGCCGAGCGCACGGGCGATCTCGAGCGCCGCCACGACGAGCGCGACAGCGGCGACGACGCCGAACAGATCCTTGACCCAGAACAGGGACAGCAGGACCAGGGCGACCAGGCTGACGCCGACCGTGATGGCCGCGCGCAGGTCGCGGCCGGCCCTCCCGGTCTTCTTGGCGGCGGCCGAGTCGGGAGTCGGGCCCTCAGACGTCAAGGAGCTCTGCCTCTTTGGCCTTCAGCGCGTCGTCGATCTCGTCGACGTGCTTCTTCGTCAGACCGTCGAGACGCTTCTCCGCCCCGGTGTTGTCGTCCTTGCTGATCTCGGAGTCCTTCTCGGCCTTGTCGAGCGCCTGCTTGGCGCTGCGACGCACGCCGCGCACGGCGATGCGGCCGTCCTCGGCCTTGGAGCGCGCGAGCTTGATGTACTCCTTGCGGCGCTCCTCGGTGAGCTCGGGCAGCGTCACGCGCAGCACCTTGCCGTCGTCGGACGGGTTGACGCCGAGGTCGGAGTCGCGGATGGCCTTCTCGATGGCCGACTTCGCGCCGAGGTCGTAGGGGGCGATGATGACGGTGCGCGCCTCGGGCACCTGGAAGCCCGCCAGCTGCTGCAGCGGTGTGGGCGTGCCGTAGTAGTCGGCGGTGATCTGGGCGAACATCGCCGGGTGGGCGCGTCCGGTCCGGATGGCCTCGAACTCGTCGCGAGTGTGCTCGACCGCCTTCTTCATCCGGGTCTCGGCATCGCGCAGTGTCTCGTCGATCACGTCATGCTCCGTTGCATCGTCGGGGGTGTCCACGCCTCAGGCGTGGACGAGTGTTCCGATCATCTCACCACGCAGGGCGCGGGCGACCGCGCCCTCGTCGTTCATGTTGAACACCATCATGGGCAGTTCGTTCTCCATGCACAGCGCGAACGCGGCC carries:
- the frr gene encoding ribosome recycling factor, producing the protein MKKAVEHTRDEFEAIRTGRAHPAMFAQITADYYGTPTPLQQLAGFQVPEARTVIIAPYDLGAKSAIEKAIRDSDLGVNPSDDGKVLRVTLPELTEERRKEYIKLARSKAEDGRIAVRGVRRSAKQALDKAEKDSEISKDDNTGAEKRLDGLTKKHVDEIDDALKAKEAELLDV